The Dama dama isolate Ldn47 chromosome 23, ASM3311817v1, whole genome shotgun sequence genome contains a region encoding:
- the LOC133044811 gene encoding prostaglandin F synthase 1: MDPKSQKVKLNDGHFIPVLGFGTYAPEEVPKSEALEATKFAIEIGFRHVDSAHLYQNEEQVGQAIRSKIADGTVKREDIFYTSKLWCTYLRPELVRPALEKSLKNLQLDYVDLYIIHSPVSLKPGNEFVPKDESGKLIFDSVDLCHTWEALEKCKDAGLAKSIGVSNFNHKQLEKILNKPGLKYKPVCNQVECHPYLNQSKLLEFCKSHDIVLVAYAALGSQLLSEWVNSNNPVLLEDPVLCAIAKKHKQTPALVALRYQIQRGVVVLAKSFNKKRIKENMQVFDFELTPEDIKAIDGLNHNIRYYDFQQGIGHPEYPFSEEY, from the exons ATGGATCCCAAAAGCCAGAAGGTGAAGCTTAATGATGGCCATTTCATTCCTGTCCTGGGATTTGGAACCTATGCACCTGAGGAG GTTCCTAAGAGTGAAGCTCTGGAGGCCACGAAATTTGCTATAGAGATTGGGTTCCGCCATGTAGACAGTGCTCATTTGTATCAAAATGAGGAGCAGGTTGGCCAGGCCATTCGAAGCAAGATTGCAGATGGCACTGTGAAGAGAGAAGACATATTCTACACTTCAAAg CTTTGGTGCACTTACCTTCGACCAGAATTGGTCCGACCAGCCTTAGAAAAGTCACTGAAAAATCTTCAACTGGACTATGTTGATCTCTATATTATTCATTCTCCAGTGTCCCTGAAG CCAGGGAATGAATTTGTTCCAAAAGATGAAAGTGGAAAACTGATATTTGACTCGGTGGATCTCTGTCACACGTGGGAG gccctggaGAAGTGTAAGGATGCAGGGCTGGCTAAGTCCATCGGGGTGTCCAACTTCAACCACAAGCAGCTGGAGAAGATCCTGAACAAGCCGGGGCTCAAGTACAAGCCTGTCTGCAACCAG GTGGAATGTCACCCTTACCTCAACCAGAGCAAACTGTTAGAGTTCTGCAAGTCCCATGATATTGTCCTAGTTGCTTATGCTGCTCTGGGATCCCAACTATTATCAGAATG GGTGAACTCAAACAATCCTGTTCTCTTGGAGGACCCGGTTCTTTGTGCCATTGCCAAAAAGCACAAGCAAACGCCAGCTCTGGTTGCCCTTCGCTACCAGATACAACGTGGGGTTGTGGTTCTGGCCAAGAGTTTCAACAAGAAGCGTATCAAGGAGAACATGCAG gtGTTTGACTTTGAACTGACTCCAGAGGATATCAAAGCAATCGACGGCCTCAATCATAATATAAGATACTATGATTTTCAACA gGGTATTGGTCACCCTGAGTATCCATTTTCTGAAGAATATTGA